The Pongo abelii isolate AG06213 chromosome 20, NHGRI_mPonAbe1-v2.0_pri, whole genome shotgun sequence genome window below encodes:
- the PTH2 gene encoding tuberoinfundibular peptide of 39 residues isoform X2, producing METRQVSRSPRVRLLLLLLLLLVPWGVRTASGVALPPVGVLSLRPPGRAWADPATPRPRRSLALADDAAFRERARLLAALERRHWLNSYMHKLLVLDAP from the exons ATGGAGACCCGTCAGGTGTCCAGGAGCCCTCGGGTTcggctgctcctgctgctgctgctgctgctggtgcccTGGGGCGTCCGCACTGCCTCGGGAGTCGCCCTGCCCCCGGTCGGGGTCCTCAG CCTCCGCCCCCCAGGACGGGCCTGGGCGGATCCCGCCACCCCCCGGCCGCGGAGGAGCCTGGCGCTGGCGGACGACGCGGCCTTCCGGGAGCGCGCGCGGTTGCTGGCCGCCCTCGAGCGCCGCCACTGGCTGAACTCGTACATGCACAAGCTGCTGGTGTTGGATGCGCCCTGA